The Equus quagga isolate Etosha38 chromosome 12, UCLA_HA_Equagga_1.0, whole genome shotgun sequence genome includes a region encoding these proteins:
- the LOC124248301 gene encoding cytochrome c oxidase subunit 4 isoform 2, mitochondrial, which produces MFFRAAWSLVLRRGGLGSRGIHSPGDTAHSKGKMPPYTNYHAQRSYPMPDEPFCTELNAEQRALKEKEKGSWTELSHAEKVALYRLQFHETFAEMNRRSNEWKTVMGCVFFFCGFTALLIWWQRVYVFPKKPITLTDEWKAQQLQRILDMKGNPVQGLASQWDYEKKQWKK; this is translated from the exons atgTTCTTCAGAGCTGCCTGGAGCTTGGTGCTGAGGAGAGGAGGACTCGGATCGCGAGGGATCCACAGCCCAGGAGACACCG CCCATAGCAAGGGGAAGATGCCCCCCTACACCAACTACCACGCCCAGCGCTCCTACCCCATGCCAGACGAGCCCTTCTGCACAGAGCTCAATGCGGAGCAGCGGGccctgaaggagaaggagaagggcagCTGGACCGAGCTGAGCCACGCCGAGAAGGTGGCCt TGTACCGGCTCCAGTTCCACGAGACCTTCGCGGAGATGAATCGCCGCTCCAATGAGTGGAAGACAGTGATGGGCTGTGTCTTCTTCTTCTGTGGATTCACAGCTCTGCTGATTTGGTGGCAGCGGGTCTATG TGTTCCCTAAGAAGCCCATCACCCTGACGGATGAGTGGAAGGCCCAGCAGCTGCAGCGCATCCTGGATATGAAGGGCAACCCTGTGCAAGGCCTGGCCTCCCAGTGGGACTATGAGAAGAAGCAGTGGAAGAAGTGA